The Anguilla rostrata isolate EN2019 unplaced genomic scaffold, ASM1855537v3 scaf1018, whole genome shotgun sequence genome window below encodes:
- the LOC135247005 gene encoding ribonuclease inhibitor-like: MSPNCELQRLGLNSCDLTEKSCDIVASALQSSNSPLRDLDLSYNNLGDSGVELLCAGLMSPNCKLQRLGLNNCKLTQKCCNIVASALQSSNSPLRDLDLSNNNLGDSGVELLCAGLRSPNCKLQRLGLGWCNLTEGCCDVLASVLRSPDSELRDLELRDNELQDSGVRALSAGLEDPHCNLQRLRLSGCRVTQRGCDSLASALCSNPSHLRELDLRYNHPGDSGVKALSAAKLDTLTLL; encoded by the exons actgaacagctgtgacctcacagagaagtcctgtgatattgtggcctcagctctccagtcatcaaactcacccctgagagatctggacctcagctacaataacctgggagattcaggagtggagctgctctgtgctggactgatgagtccaaactgtaaactgcagagactggg actgaacaactgtaaactcacacagaagtgctgtaatattgtggcctcagcactccagtcatcaaactcacccctgagagatctggacctcagcaacaataacctgggagattcaggagtggagctgctctgtgctggattgaggagtccaaactgtaaactacagagactggg gctgggttggtgtaatctcacagagggctgctgtgatgttctggcctcagtcctgcgttctcctgactcagagctgagagatctggagctcagagacaatgagctgcaggattcaggagtgagagcgctctctgctggactggaggacccacatTGTAATCTGCAGAGACTgag gctgtcaggctgtagagtcacacagagaggctgtgattctctggcttcagctctgtgttcaaacccctcacacctgagagagctggacctgagatacaatcatccaggagactcaggagtaaaagcgctgtctgctgctaaactggacacactcacactgct